One genomic window of Nicotiana sylvestris chromosome 10, ASM39365v2, whole genome shotgun sequence includes the following:
- the LOC138879896 gene encoding uncharacterized protein has protein sequence MVYEFNDQALRTQLWRDIRNITNQMVGAWAIMSDFNSILNEEDRVGSKVSCSVIKDFRECVEQSGLKELKSSGCFYTWSNKQDRQDGVLSRIDRVFINVDWVNRLPASEVYYMHAGLYDHSPAVIRWEGTSPSRMRILKYYNIWNMDKSFKERVMFKIVGKLNRLKKVLLKLNKEKFAEVEKQEEESMKKLVECQEKIQKDPRNEFLIKEEKDLTHQCIYWKKEKIEYMQQKSKEQWLKYGDMDIKYFRFVIKAKRAASRIFTIQNMQGETVHSIEAIAEAFIEFYTSLLGTDQQCRDHVKSHVVKESQIVSEEQRVQLVSAF, from the coding sequence ATGGTATATGAATTCAATGATCAAGCATTAAGGACTCAACTGTGGAGGGACATAAGGAATATTACTAATCAAATGGTAGGGGCATGGGCAATCATGAGTGACTTCAACTCTATACTCAATGAAGAGGATAGAGTGGGAAGTAAGGTTAGTTGTTCTGTGATAAAAGACTTTAGGGAATGTGTTGAACAAAGTGGACTAAAGGAACTGAAATCATCTGGTTGCTTTTATACATGGAGCAATAAACAGGATAGACAAGATGGAGTTTTGAGCAGGATTGACAGGGTGTTCATCAATGTAGACTGGGTAAACAGGTTGCCAGCATCTGAAGTTTATTACATGCATGCAGGATTATATGATCATAGTCCAGCAGTTATCAGATGGGAAGGAACTAGCCCATCTAGGATGAGGATTTTAAAATACTACAACATATGGAACATGGATAAATCTTTCAAGGAAAGAGTTATGTTCAAAATAGTGGGAAAATTGAACAGACTTAAAAAGGTTCTTTTAAAGCTCAACAAAGAGAAGTTTGCAGAAGTGGAAAAACAGGAGGAGGAAAGCATGAAGAAACTTGTAGAGTGTCAAGAGAAGATTCAAAAGGATCCTAGGAATGAATTTTTAATCAAAGAGGAGAAAGACTTGACACATCAATGCATCTAttggaagaaagaaaaaatagaatacATGCAACAGAAGAGTAAAGAGCAATGGCTCAAGTATGGTGATATGGACATAAAATATTTTCGCTTTGTTATCAAAGCTAAGAGGGCAGCTAGTAGGATCTTTACAATTCAGAATATGCAAGGGGAAACAGTGCATTCAATAGAGGCAATAGCTGAAGCTTTCATCGAATTCTATACAAGCCTATTGGGAACTGATCAACAGTGCAGAGATCATGTGAAAAGTCATGTAGTCAAAGAGAGTCAAATAGTTTCAGAGGAACAAAGAGTTCAACTGGTTAGTGCATTTTAA